The Epinephelus lanceolatus isolate andai-2023 chromosome 11, ASM4190304v1, whole genome shotgun sequence genome window below encodes:
- the LOC117246238 gene encoding alpha-crystallin B chain-like produces the protein MDIPIQYPWYRRGFPLRFSDLPLTEPLTDWPLYWPFPWSFPWMRPSFLRWFNWPDNGHSEMRIEKDRYVIYLDVKHFSPEELSVSVTDEYIIIHGKHDGRQDDHGFVSREFERKYKLPAGVSCAEVTSCLSVDGILTITAPRSSSSTERNIPISCEDGTPKQKM, from the exons ATGGATATCCCCATCCAGTACCCCTGGTACCGCCGGGGCTTCCCACTTCGATTCTCTGACCTCCCCTTGACAGAACCTCTCACCGATTGGCCACTATACTGGCCTTTTCCCTGGTCCTTCCCCTGGATGCGCCCTTCATTCCTGCGCTGGTTCAACTGGCCTGACAATGGACACAGTGAG ATGCGCATTGAAAAGGATCGCTACGTCATTTATCTGGATGTGAAGCACTTCTCACCCGAAGAGCTGTCTGTCAGTGTCACCGACGAGTACATCATAATACACGGCAAACACGATGGCAGACAG GACGACCACGGCTTTGTGTCAAGGGAGTTTGAGAGGAAGTACAAGCTTCCTGCCGGCGTGTCATGTGCCGAAGTCACCTCCTGTCTGTCAGTCGATGGTATCCTTACAATCACTGCGCCCCGGTCATCCTCCAGCACAGAGCGCAATATTCCTATCTCCTGTGAAGATGGAAcaccaaaacagaaaatgtag
- the mia gene encoding melanoma-derived growth regulatory protein, translated as MPCKLWLALSVWLLLPTSEAGRQMPKLSDKKLCADSECSHPILIARALQDYYPGDCRFIPIRQGQLIYVYAMLKDRGNLFWAGSVQDSYYGQQEARIGHFPSSIVEETHPLMPANTEVKTTKWDFYCN; from the exons ATGCCTTGCAAACTCTGGCTCGCTCTTTCGGTGTGGCTTCTGCTGCCAACTTCTGAAGCTGGGAGGCAGATGCCAAAACTTTCTGACAAGAAACTCTGCGCCGACTCTGAATGCAGTC ATCCTATCTTGATAGCTCGTGCGCTGCAGGACTACTACCCAGGAGACTGCAGGTTCATCCCCATCAGACAGGGGCAGCTCATCTATGTGTATGCAAtgcttaaggacagagggaacCTCTTCTGGGCTGGCAGT GTACAAGACTCCTATTACGGACAGCAGGAGGCTCGCATTGGCCACTTCCCCAGCAGCATAGTGGAGGAGACTCATCCTCTCATGCCAGCCAACACCGAAGTCAAGACTACT AAATGGGACTTCTACTGTAACTGA